The DNA segment GCGGTGACCAGAAGGCCTACCTCGCGCAGGCCCAGCTCACTGCGCTCGACTACGGCTACTTCGAGGACATGGTTAAGGCCGGGAAGATCCCGGCGAAGAACCTGACCGGCACGCTTTCGATTCTCGGCCAGGCTTACGCCGCGCGCGGCCAGACCGACAAGGCCGAGGCGACCTTCAGCCAGGTGGTCAAGGCCGACGCCGCCTCGCCCGACGCCAACGCGGGGCTGGCGCGGATCGCGCAGGCGCGCAAGGATTATAAGAACGCGCTCGACCTGTGGACGCGAGTCGAGGCGACTGCCGCGCAGTCGGACAACCTCTGGTACCAGGCCAAGTACAACCTGGCCGAGATCCTGGCGACCGAGGGCAACGTCGCGGCGGCGTGCAACAAGCTCGCGGTCACCCGCAGCGAGCATCCGAGCCTGGGTAGCCCGCAGATGAAAGAGCAGTGGATCGATTTGCAGCGCAAGCTCTGCCTCAAGCAGTCGGCGCAATCATAGGGTGGGAACGATGCTGAAGCGGATCCATCACGTGGGCGTGGTCGTGCCGAGCCTCGAAGAAGGGCTCAAGTTCTGGCGCGACGCGCTTGGGATGCGGCTGACGAAGAGCGCGACGATCGAGGAGCAGGGCGTGCGCGCGGCGCTGCTCGAGGTCGGCGGCAGCGAGATCGAGCTGCTCGAGCCGCTGAGTCCCGAAGGCGGGGTGGGCAAGTTCCTCGCCCGGCGTGGCGGCGGATTGCATCACGTATGCTTCGAGGCGGACGACGTCGCGCGCGAACTGGCCGCAGCCAAAGCCAAGGGCCTCCAGCTCATTGACCAGGCGCCGCGCAAGGGGCTGGCCGGAATGATATGTTTTCTCCATCCGAAGGCGACGCGCGGCGTGCTGGTCGAGTACGCCCAGCCATTCGAGGAGTAGAGAACGATGCCGATCTACGAGTACCACTGCGCCGATTGCGACCACTCGTTCGAAACCTTCGTCCGCCCGGGCGAGATCGAGAGCGAATGCCCGACCTGCCACGGCTCCAACATCGCGCGCGAGATGTCGGTGTTCGCTTCGGCGCGAGCGTCCGATAGCGCCGGGCCGACGGGCGCCGCAAGCGGTGGCGGGTGCTGCGGCGGCTCCTGCGGCTGTGGTTAAGCGGCGAGCTCTGTGACCATTCCTTAGCGCCGCGCTGCGCGCGAAGGAATCCTGGGAGGCGGTTCCACGATCGGCGCCTAGAACCGAGAAACGGGCTGCGTCAGGAATGGTCGGCCCTGGTGCCACCTATGGTGCGGTTGCGGGGCCGGCATATTCGGTGCCCGGGCCGACGGTCACCCCCTTACGCACGCGCACGTGGAGTTCGGGGCGCGCAGGGACGTCCACGCGCAGGCTGCGGTAGCCGCCGCGCGAGGGGTCGGGCGCGACGAAGCCGGCGGTGTACTGTTCGCGCAGTTCGTTGCTGATCGCGGCGCAGTCCTGGCGCAGCGCCTCGCCGTCGCCGACCTCCCGCACCAGGAAGGTGCGCGCGCCGGTTTCGCTGGACAGCGCGCTCAGCGTGCGGGTATCGACGTGGTCGATGTCGCCGCCGAACATGAACGGCCCGATAGCGATTCCCACGCCGCCCGAGTTGGGATCGCCGATACCGATCGAGTAGATCAGCACGCCCATCCGGCGCGCCTGGCCGATCACCTGCGCCAGCGTCGCCTGGCTCGCGTTATCCATCCCGTCGGTCACCACCAGCAGCGCCTTTTTGTCATAGCGGCCGTGCTTGACCATGATCAGGCCGTCCATGATCGTGTCGAACAGCGCCGTCTGGCCGTAGGCGTGGAGCAGGGCGAGGCGGCTGGTGACCAGGAAATGGTTGGTGGTGAAGGGCTGGAGCAGGAAGGGGCGGTTGGAAAAGGCAAAGAGAAAGACGTCGTCGCGCTGGTTGAGGTCGCGGATGAACTGGCCGATCGCCGCCCGCAGCTGCATCAGCTTGGGCTCCATGCTGCCCGAGGTGTCAGCCAGGATGCCAATCGAGACCGGCGTGTTGAGGTCTTGGCGCAGGAACTCGATCGGGCGCTGGATGCCGTCAACATAAAGCCGGAAGTCGCTCTTCTGGAGCCCGGTGACGTAGCGCCCGTTCTGGTCGGTGACGGTGACAGTCACCTGCTCGTAACCGGACTGGTTGCGAAGCGCGCGCGAGGGCAGCTCCAGCTCCTGGCCCGGCTGGCTCTTGAACTGCGGCACTGTGAGCGCGTCGCCGCCCTGGCGCGACGGCGTCGTCGGCGCCAGTTCGAGCACTGATCCGCCGCCCTGATTGGTGTTGATCGGGGGGGGCGGAACGAACGGGCGCTGCTGCGCTGCCGCCGGTCCGGCCTGAGCAAGCAGCGCCGCCAGCACGATCGCCGCCGCTGCCGCCGCTCGGCGGCAGATCGGGCGGCCCTTTGAGGTCAGCATCGCAACTGTCCTCGACTTGGAAGAGTCAAACCCCCGGCCCTCGGATACTTCGATCTTCCTATTTGCCTGTGACTTGAGCAAGCGGGGCGGATTCGGGGCGCGCCGTGGGAGTTTAGCAGCGCCTTGACAAATCCTCCCGAGCCTTCGCGCGATTCACCCATCCGCACAACCGTATAGACGTAATCGAGTCTCCGCTGTTTCGCGATGGCCGAAGCGCCGTGGCCTCCCCTTCGACCCGCAACCGCCGGACGTTCGCTATTGTTCCCGATCGCGGGGCGTCGTAAGGTGCCCTAGGGCCTCGCCGGAGCAAGCTCGTCCCAGGCCAAGGAGAACCGTGATGAAATTTGGCATTTTCATGGCGCCCTTCCATCGCGCAGGCGAAAACCCCACGCTCTGCTTCGAGCGCGATCTTGAACTTATCGAATGGCTTGACCGGCTGGGCTACGACGAGGTTTTCGTCGGCGAGCATCACTCCTCGGGATGGGAGATCATTCCGTCGCCGGAAATCTTCATCGCGGTCGCCGCCGGACGCACCCGGCGGATCATGCTAGGCTCGGGCGTGGTCAGTATCCCCTATCATCATCCGTTCAACGTCGCCAACCGCTACGCCCTGCTCGACCATCTGACCCGCGGGCGTGTGATGCTCGGATGCGGGCCGGGCGCGCTCGCCGCCGATGCCCATATGCTAGCGATCGACACCACCCAGCAGCGCCGCCAGATGGTCGAGGGTGTCAAGGCGATCATCCGGTTGTTCACCGAGGAGGGCGGAATCACGATCGACGGTTCGTACTTCCGCCTGTACGACGCCCATCTCCAGGTCAAGCCGTATCAGAGGCCGCACATGCCGATCTTCGTCGCCAACACGATCTCGCCGTCGGGGATGGTTGCGGCGGGCGAGCTCGGATGTGGCGTGCTGTCGGTGGCGGCGTTCGCCACCGGCGGGCTCGACGGCCTACCTAAACGCTGGGCAGTGGCGGAGGAGACCGCAGCCGAGAACGGCAAGACGGTCAGCCGCGACAACTGGCGGCTGGTGATGCCGATCCATCTGGCCGATTCGAAGAAGGAGGCGCTCGACGACATCCGCGAAGGCGGCAATCACTGGATTCACAAGTACTTCATCGAGACCCTCGGCGCCCAGATCCAGTTCCAGGAGTATCCCAACCAGCCGATCGAAGAGATGACGGTGGACCGGATGGTCGCGCGCGGCGGCGCGATCGTCGGCACGCCCGACGACGCGATCGCGCGCATCCGCGAATTGCAGGAGGCGAGCGGCGGTTTCGGCGGAGTGCTCGGACTTGCCCACGAATGGGCCTCGCGCGAGCAGACGCTGCGCTCGTACGAACTGTTTGCGCGCTACGTGATGCCGCGGTTCCAGGGCACGGCCGCCGAAATCGAATTTTCCAATCGATGGGCGGCGCGCCAGCGCGAGATGCTGTTCAACAAGTCGGTGGCCGGAATCATGACCGCGATGAACGACTACAAGGAGCATCGCGAGGCGGCAGGCAAGAAGCCCTCGGAGATCGCCGACCAGCCGGTCACCCGTGTGCGCCCGTAAAGGGCCTGCTCTGCGAATCAACAGGGCGGCCGGATCCGGCCGCCCCTGCCGACTAACTTTCACCGACCCGCGCGTGACCCGCATCTCGCCGGTTTCCCGTGGCTCTGCCTGCCATGTCGGGTATCGCCGGCATTGAAGAAGTCCGCGACCGCGGGGTTGCCGTGTCCCGGCGCGGCGCGCCGATCAGCGCATCGCGGCGGCCGCTCTAAAGGCGCGCTCCGCACCCTCGATCGAACGCGCGCTTTTCGAGGAAAGTACCCGCTCGCGCGACGCGGTGACCGCCGCAAGCAGCGCAGCTCCGTGTGCGGACGCGGTATGGATATCTTGCGGATTCACCTCGACGTTGTGCAGCGATTGCAGGCACAGGAGATCGCCGCTGGCTGTGCCCGGAAAGACCGCGGCGAAGCTGAAGCCGAGCTCTTCGGCCGCACTGCCAAAGAGCGCGGTGAGCGGGTCGCCCAGCGGCATTTCCAGACGGATCACGCGCACGTTGTGCTGATGCAGGTTGTGGACGAGGTGCAGCACCTCGGCCAGGAAGTCGCGTCCGTAGAGTTTCACTCGCACCCTGGCGTGACTGGCCGCGCGCAGGATCGACACGTCGAGCATTGAGTGCTGCGGCAGGGCCTCGCGGCTGAAGTCCCGCGGAGCGTTGCCGAGCGTGCGTTGGATGCCGCAGTTGGCGTAGATCCCGGCGATGATCTCGCGGTGCGCCGCCGGTGGATAGCTGGCGGCGGCAAGGTCGGACCACGGAAAATAGAAGGCCACGATGGAGTGGCGCTCATGGCCTTGGCGGCCGCCAATCCCGCGCATCACGATCCGCGCCTCTTGCGCGGCGAGCAGCACGCCGACTTCGCGGCCGCCGTTGTCGAGCGAGGTCTTCTGGCTCGCCGTGTGTACGGTTACCGCCATCGCCAGCATCCCGCGCAGGCCCAGCCCCCGCCCCTCGGTGAAGCTGATCGCGGTCAGCCGCTCGGCGATCCCATGGCCGCGATAATCGGGGTCGACCACCAGGTAGCCGAAAGTTCCGATTGGGTCGTCGATCCGCTCGCGCTCGATCGCGGTGTGGCCTACGATCCGCCCCTGCGGGGCGACTGCGACCGTGGCCAGATGCAGCCCTGCGCGCACCCGCTCGGCGCATCGCTCCGGATGGTAGATGACTTCGTCGGCGCTCGGCCCGCTCAGCCCGTACGTGCGAAAGAAGCAGCGGGCGACCTCGAAGGCATCCTCGGGGCGCATCGAGCGATACTCGAGCTGAGCCGGCGCAACCGTCTGGCTTGGGGCCCCGGGCTCCGGGTGATCGTTCGCCGCAGTTCGGTCGGCCGCCGCCGCGGCGCGCTCGCCAAGCTGGTTGCGGATAAACTTGATCGCGCTGCAGCGATTGCCCTCGCGGCCGCGGAAGGAGGCGTGAAGTTCGTCAACAAACCCACGCTCGAGAAACTGCGCCATTATTCCCCGCGTGCCCGCGCCGGTCGCCGCGGGATCGACCGGCATCCCGGTATCATCCACCCAGGCGACGATTTCACCGGGACGATGCTCCAGGCTGATCTCGACCTGGGCGGCCTGCGAGGCGGCAAAGCCGTTCGCGATTCTATCTGCGCACAGTTCTTCGACAACGAAGCGAAAGCGGCTCGCCTCAAGTGAGGAAAGGCCGGCCCACGCCGCAAGCCGCTCTATCGCGATGCCTGCGGCGGGAACCGCGTCCGGCTCGTGCGCCTTGATTCGGAGAATTTCTCTGACGCGCCCTTTTCCGGGCGCATTCGATCCGTTTAGCTCTGCCATGCGACAATTGATCGGAACAGCACAATATTCGTTTGGCGTGCCAACCGGTGTGGCTTATAACTCGGCGCACGCTCGACGTGCAAACCAGCAGGCAAACTCGTCCCTCGTTCCTCACACGCCGGCGCGGGGACGAAAATCGTGCGGCCCAGCGAGATAATCACCTCGTAAAGTTGCTGCGTTGACCCGCCTGTGTTCGGCGGTTAGCGTGTTCCTAATCGTTGCGCGCCACTTCGCCATCGGCGCGCCCCCGCTTCATCGGAGTCATTGCTTGTCGCACCTGAGCGAGAGCCAGATTCTTCGCTTCGTCGTGCAGCTCGCCGTGCTGCTGCTCGCCAGCCGCACGCTGGGCGACTTGATGAAGCGTATCGGCCAGGCCGCGGTGATCGGCGAGCTGCTCGCCGGCGTGATTCTCGGCCCCTCCGTGCTGGGTACGCTTGCGCCCGGCGCTTTCAATGCGCTCTTCGGCGGCGATCCGCTGCCCGGCCATCTGCTCGAAGCCTTTGCGTGGGTCGGCGCGATCGTGCTCCTGCTCTATGTTGGCGTCGAAACCGACCTCGATATCCTGCGCGGACAGGGGCGTACGGCCGCATACGTCTCGGTTTGCGGGATGGTCATCCCGTTCGGTTGCGGCTTTGCCCTCGGACTGCTGCTGCCCGCGCAGTATCTCCCGGGGCCCGACCAGCGGCTGATCTTCGCGCTGTTCATGGCGGTGGCGATCGCGATTTCGGCGGTGCCGGTGATCGCGAAGATCCTCATCGAGCTCGGACTGATGCGCCGCGAGCTGGGGATGCTGATCCTGGCCGCGGGGCTGATCGACGACACCACCGGATGGCTTCTGTTGTCGCTGATCGCGGGCCTGGCCGGGGGCCGCGCGCTTTCGGCCGGCTCGTTCGCGTTGTTGCTGGGCGAGGCGGCGGTCTTCGTCGCGCTCTGCTATTTCGCGGGCGTGCGCGTGGTGGGCTGGTTGATGCGATGGGTGGACGACCGCGGCGCGGCCGAGCACGGCAAGTTCAGCGCGATGGTGTTGGTCGGCTTCGCCTGCGCGATCACGACCCAGCTCATCGGCCTGCACGCGGTATTCGGCGCCTTTGTCGCCGGCCTGATGCTCAGCCGTACGCCGCGCGTGCGCAACCGTGATCGCGCCGAGCTGGAAGCGGCCACGATGGGCCTGATGGCGCCGGTATTTTTCGGCTACTCGGGATTGCAGGCTAACCTGTCGGCGCTGCGCAGCCCAGTGGTGCCGTTGGTCGTGCTGGGCGTCGCGTGTGCGGCAAAGATCGCGGGCTGTCTGCTCGGCGGCAAGCTTGGGCGGCTGAAGTTCCGCGAGGCGCTGGCGGTCGCCATCGGGATGAACGCACGCGGCGGGATGGAGATCATCCTCGCCCTGCTGGGCTTGAGCCTGGGCGTGCTGACGCCCGCGATGTACACGGTGATCGTGGCGGTGGCCGTGGTGACCTCGGTGATCACGCCATCGCTGCTCAGATGGTCGCTCAAGGGCGTGGGCGAGCGGCCGGGCGACGCCGAGCGCGCGCAGCGCGAGCGGGTGATGGCGCGGCTGCCGCTGCGCGTGGAGGGCGCCAAGCTGCTGGTCCTCAGCGGCGGTGGTCCGCATGCCGAGCTCGCGACCCATCTGGCCGCCGCGCTGGGCGGCTCCTCGCACGCGAGCATTACGATCTTCCATGCGGCGGCGGCCAACGGCGGCGCGCCGGCGGCGGCGTTTGAGG comes from the Candidatus Binataceae bacterium genome and includes:
- a CDS encoding LLM class flavin-dependent oxidoreductase; protein product: MKFGIFMAPFHRAGENPTLCFERDLELIEWLDRLGYDEVFVGEHHSSGWEIIPSPEIFIAVAAGRTRRIMLGSGVVSIPYHHPFNVANRYALLDHLTRGRVMLGCGPGALAADAHMLAIDTTQQRRQMVEGVKAIIRLFTEEGGITIDGSYFRLYDAHLQVKPYQRPHMPIFVANTISPSGMVAAGELGCGVLSVAAFATGGLDGLPKRWAVAEETAAENGKTVSRDNWRLVMPIHLADSKKEALDDIREGGNHWIHKYFIETLGAQIQFQEYPNQPIEEMTVDRMVARGGAIVGTPDDAIARIRELQEASGGFGGVLGLAHEWASREQTLRSYELFARYVMPRFQGTAAEIEFSNRWAARQREMLFNKSVAGIMTAMNDYKEHREAAGKKPSEIADQPVTRVRP
- a CDS encoding zinc ribbon domain-containing protein — translated: MPIYEYHCADCDHSFETFVRPGEIESECPTCHGSNIAREMSVFASARASDSAGPTGAASGGGCCGGSCGCG
- the mce gene encoding methylmalonyl-CoA epimerase translates to MLKRIHHVGVVVPSLEEGLKFWRDALGMRLTKSATIEEQGVRAALLEVGGSEIELLEPLSPEGGVGKFLARRGGGLHHVCFEADDVARELAAAKAKGLQLIDQAPRKGLAGMICFLHPKATRGVLVEYAQPFEE
- a CDS encoding VWA domain-containing protein, with product MLTSKGRPICRRAAAAAAIVLAALLAQAGPAAAQQRPFVPPPPINTNQGGGSVLELAPTTPSRQGGDALTVPQFKSQPGQELELPSRALRNQSGYEQVTVTVTDQNGRYVTGLQKSDFRLYVDGIQRPIEFLRQDLNTPVSIGILADTSGSMEPKLMQLRAAIGQFIRDLNQRDDVFLFAFSNRPFLLQPFTTNHFLVTSRLALLHAYGQTALFDTIMDGLIMVKHGRYDKKALLVVTDGMDNASQATLAQVIGQARRMGVLIYSIGIGDPNSGGVGIAIGPFMFGGDIDHVDTRTLSALSSETGARTFLVREVGDGEALRQDCAAISNELREQYTAGFVAPDPSRGGYRSLRVDVPARPELHVRVRKGVTVGPGTEYAGPATAP
- a CDS encoding cation:proton antiporter, coding for MSHLSESQILRFVVQLAVLLLASRTLGDLMKRIGQAAVIGELLAGVILGPSVLGTLAPGAFNALFGGDPLPGHLLEAFAWVGAIVLLLYVGVETDLDILRGQGRTAAYVSVCGMVIPFGCGFALGLLLPAQYLPGPDQRLIFALFMAVAIAISAVPVIAKILIELGLMRRELGMLILAAGLIDDTTGWLLLSLIAGLAGGRALSAGSFALLLGEAAVFVALCYFAGVRVVGWLMRWVDDRGAAEHGKFSAMVLVGFACAITTQLIGLHAVFGAFVAGLMLSRTPRVRNRDRAELEAATMGLMAPVFFGYSGLQANLSALRSPVVPLVVLGVACAAKIAGCLLGGKLGRLKFREALAVAIGMNARGGMEIILALLGLSLGVLTPAMYTVIVAVAVVTSVITPSLLRWSLKGVGERPGDAERAQRERVMARLPLRVEGAKLLVLSGGGPHAELATHLAAALGGSSHASITIFHAAAANGGAPAAAFEAEFARLRAIAAATGAVNVYQRAGGGDSVVDAIVQESERGYDAIFAGASHLHGHDVLGGEVLRGLLSEVRAPVVIARNVGAAMPLRRVLAPVSGAACARQGAAVGVLYAQAVGAAATALYVRQRPVLGLRLGAAEAGGAGEEAVGEVRELGEQLGLRVATRIEVGPSPESVILRTLREGGFDLLVIGALYRSAEQRLYFGRRVDQILRAAPCAVAVVVSPARPLRL
- a CDS encoding GNAT family N-acetyltransferase, which gives rise to MAELNGSNAPGKGRVREILRIKAHEPDAVPAAGIAIERLAAWAGLSSLEASRFRFVVEELCADRIANGFAASQAAQVEISLEHRPGEIVAWVDDTGMPVDPAATGAGTRGIMAQFLERGFVDELHASFRGREGNRCSAIKFIRNQLGERAAAAADRTAANDHPEPGAPSQTVAPAQLEYRSMRPEDAFEVARCFFRTYGLSGPSADEVIYHPERCAERVRAGLHLATVAVAPQGRIVGHTAIERERIDDPIGTFGYLVVDPDYRGHGIAERLTAISFTEGRGLGLRGMLAMAVTVHTASQKTSLDNGGREVGVLLAAQEARIVMRGIGGRQGHERHSIVAFYFPWSDLAAASYPPAAHREIIAGIYANCGIQRTLGNAPRDFSREALPQHSMLDVSILRAASHARVRVKLYGRDFLAEVLHLVHNLHQHNVRVIRLEMPLGDPLTALFGSAAEELGFSFAAVFPGTASGDLLCLQSLHNVEVNPQDIHTASAHGAALLAAVTASRERVLSSKSARSIEGAERAFRAAAAMR